A section of the Macadamia integrifolia cultivar HAES 741 chromosome 9, SCU_Mint_v3, whole genome shotgun sequence genome encodes:
- the LOC122088590 gene encoding chlorophyllase-1-like has translation MALLEAKPTLSSIGTTTISVFETGEYEVNSITVESRGSSIDSPPPKSLLIFTPVKAGTYPVLHFLHGFALYNSFYSDLLTHIASHGYIAIAPQLYNPIWPWDSGYDEINSAAAVTNWFSQGLKLVLPEKVEADLTKLALAGHSRGGKAAFALALGTYAQTLISFSVLIGIDPVAGENKDNQLPPEILTSQEQSLNLGIPVMVVGTGLGCKQAGLLTPPCAPTGVNHEEFFKESKPTRGHMVVTDYGHMDMLNDNPPGIIGQVSGIMCKNGKGSRDVMRKCVGGIVVATIKAYVEKDATVLKAIIDDPTIAPTTLDPIVLDEA, from the exons atggctCTATTGGAAGCTAAGCCCACTTTGAGCAGTATTGGCACTACCACAATTAGTGTGTTCGAAACTGGGGAGTATGAAGTGAACAGCATAACTGTGGAAAGTAGAGGTTCATCCATCGATTCTCCACCTCCCAAGTCATTGCTAATATTCACACCAGTGAAAGCAGGCACTTACCCAGTTCTCCACTTTCTTCATGGCTTCGCTCTCTACAATTCTTTCTACTCAGACCTCCTCACACATATAGCTTCCCATGGTTATATAGCTATTGCCCCCCAG CTATACAACCCCATATGGCCCTGGGATTCCGGCTACGACGAGATAAATTCGGCGGCTGCGGTAACAAACTGGTTTTCTCAAGGCCTGAAATTGGTGCTCCCTGAAAAGGTTGAAGCAGACCTCACCAAGCTTGCCCTTGCAGGCCATAGCAGAGGAGGCAAAGCTGCTTTTGCTCTTGCACTAGGCACCTATGCCCAGACGTTGATTAGCTTTTCTGTGTTAATAGGCATAGACCCTGTTGCAGGTGAAAATAAAGATAATCAACTGCCCCCAGAAATCCTTACCTCCCAAGAACAATCTCTCAATCTTGGGATCCCTGTGATGGTGGTGGGAACAGGGCTGGGATGTAAACAGGCGGGTTTATTGACCCCACCTTGTGCCCCTACCGGAGTGAATCATGAGGAGTTCTTCAAGGAATCTAAGCCCACTCGGGGCCATATGGTGGTTACTGATTATGGTCACATGGACATGCTGAATGATAATCCTCCGGGCATTATTGGCCAGGTTTCAGGGATTATGTGCAAGAATGGCAAAGGTTCTAGGGACGTAATGAGAAAATGTGTTGGTGGGATTGTTGTTGCAACCATTAAAGCTTATGTGGAGAAAGATGCTACAGTTCTCAAAGCCATAATCGATGACCCAACCATTGCTCCTACCACTCTTGATCCAATTGTGTTAGATGAAGCATAA